Sequence from the Gracilinanus agilis isolate LMUSP501 chromosome 6, AgileGrace, whole genome shotgun sequence genome:
TTTGACTGAGGCACCTGTGGGTCTGCCTAGGCAAATACTGTTTCTATAGATGAAATTGCACTGTGCAGAGATTGGACTGTCCCACAAACTcgcttttctttctcctttttatgttGACCCaagaaaatttttaagaaatgaggaTCTTTTTttatggggggagggaggtggtCCTATAActtttgttgtattttattatttaaaatattttgtagattttttgttttacatCATCTTTATTTTTGGACACCCCTTAAAATCCTCTATCCAGGGAGAAGCTTCAGTAGGGCCTATTCAAAAGGAGGCAAAATAAGGGcacaaaaattattctcttttaaaattattttattaaatttaacaagcatttattttccccctctcctcccattggaaacagaagaaaagaaaaaagagtttatagtttgacaaaataaattctcatattggTTATACCCCCAAATACTTATTTCCGTCTGTATCTTGAGGTTATCACTTCCCCCTCAGAAAGTGCTTAGCAGGCTGCATCATTGATCCATTAGAATACTTGTTAGTTCTGGTATTAAGTAAAATTCTTAAATCTTTAAAGAATGTTGTTAGTGTATAAATAGTTCTCTTGATTCTTCCGACTTCATGTTACAGTTcaatcttcccagttttctctgaaatgatctttcaatattttgtttttaataggatGATTTCACGGTAGCATATTTTGTTCAGACATACCCCAAATgactatttctagttttttgccactacataAGGACATTATTGATAACTTGGCACACAAGATGTCTTGTCCTCTTTCCTTTGGTCTCCCTGGGGCATAGGCCTAGAAGTAATATTTCTTGGCCAAAGGACATGCACAATTTAGTAGCTCTGGGACACAATTCCAAGTTGCTTCTCAGGAGGACTATACCAATATCCAGTAGTTTTCTTGATGATGATGCAAGCATATGGAAAAGAAGCAGAGATTTTTCAGGGGGAATTGTCCTTCATTTCTCCAGAACTAGAGGTACTGGGAAAATAGCCAAGACCTGTTATGTCCCTATGAGTCAGATGTAGCTCTCCCTCCAAGTTTACCAGGGCACCATCTCAGGCACAATTCTAACCCAGGAAGAACGCCTTGACAATGAACACAAAGAAAAATCGGAGTGATGCCCCTGGGCAGGAATCCCAAGACTTTTACCAACTCATCTGGTCAGGTTAAGAAAATAGTTGTAGACAGGGATAGACTATGGGAAAGCATTTATGGTCAAAAAAGACTCAAGGAATTACTGTCTTTTCATGCCTCTCCTAGCGTCCCCTACCAGGTGACATCTCCATGGTTTCCATGCAGGATGTCTCATTAAATCCCCCTGGATCTTCCTTATCACTCAGAACCCTTTGAAGAATCAACCTGAGGGGTTCCTTTTGACTCTTATCTAGGATCCccacaaagaaggaaaggaaggggtgaATGCTACTGTTCACACAGAGAAGTAAGGGAGTAACCTTGGAGAGATAAGTTCTCTCCTCTAACTTTCCAACAATAAAGATAATCAAAGGTAGGCCAAGGCCAAGAAATATATGGACCATGAGCAGGACAAGGACGTAGAACCTGGGATGCTGAGGGCGCCGAGAGCTGTACTGGACCTTGAGGATCAGAGTCAGGCTGGAAACACACAGCACTGAGACCAGGAGCACAGTCCATGCTGCCTGGGTCACTTCATATCCCTGACAGGCAGTGCCATAGAGggaattattacatattacataattTAATGTCAGTAGCAGGAAAGCTAGAACCCAGAACCAGATGCACACAGCAATTGATGTATATTTTGGGCGTTGCCTTTGATACCAAATGGGGAAAAATTCAGAGAGACAGCACTCAGTGCTAATGGCTGCCAGGAGGCCCAGACCCACATCATCAGCGATTGTTTCAGCTAATACCAATCCTGTGTATGTTGAGAAAGGCAGATAGATGTGAAAAATTTTCACTGTGGATAAGAAAGTcaggaagcaaaggaaaatgatgtcAGCCGTAGCCAGATTAAACACATAAGTAGAGAAAGGGCTTCTCTTAACGCGGAAGCCAACGAGCCAGAAGAAGATGCTATTTCCTACGAGTCCACAAAGTCCACAGATCAGAGTGATGAACACTGTAGTATATTCATGGTTATCCACTGCATAAAAGGTTTTGTGCCACTCAAATTTATTCCAAATGTTGACTCCTTGTAGCTTTTCATTAGATGCTTCACCATTATCCAATTCCTGTAGAAACTGTGTAGGAAATGGGGCCGTGGAGGTCAGGTCCATCGCTGGGAAACTTCTGATTGACTGTGTTGTCTTCAGATGCTCCTAACAACAGCGACAACAAAATGAATGATTAGATcgtcttttgtatttattttttgctttgaagaTTACAAAAGATTAGGACTAATAAAATCATATCGAATAAAACAAGACCAATGGGACACTGTGACCGAGGTGATAGTATGTGTATGTGAATTTGGAACTGGTTAAATGACtagaaaaaatatgtaattattaATGGTTTATGTCAGTTTGAAAGGAGGACTTCAGGAAAGTGCCTGAAGGATCTCTTCTGTGGCTTGAgatttttagcatttttcttttatcagtcACCTGAATAATGGCATAGAAGGTTTATATAGAAGCAACAAAAAACACATAAATGACAATATGCTTTGATGACTTAGTGAGCATATATTaagtggggacagctgggtagctcagtggtttgagagtcaggcctagagacgggaggtcctgggttcaaatctggcctcagacacttcccagctgtgagaccctgggcaagtcacttgacccccgttgcctaccctgaccactcttccacctaggagccaatacacagtattgactgcaagacagaaggtgaggttttaaaaaaaaagcatgtattaagtgcctactatgtgtcagacacc
This genomic interval carries:
- the LOC123252826 gene encoding mas-related G-protein coupled receptor member X3-like, coding for MDLTSTAPFPTQFLQELDNGEASNEKLQGVNIWNKFEWHKTFYAVDNHEYTTVFITLICGLCGLVGNSIFFWLVGFRVKRSPFSTYVFNLATADIIFLCFLTFLSTVKIFHIYLPFSTYTGLVLAETIADDVGLGLLAAISTECCLSEFFPIWYQRQRPKYTSIAVCIWFWVLAFLLLTLNYVICNNSLYGTACQGYEVTQAAWTVLLVSVLCVSSLTLILKVQYSSRRPQHPRFYVLVLLMVHIFLGLGLPLIIFIVGKLEERTYLSKVTPLLLCVNSSIHPFLSFFVGILDKSQKEPLRLILQRVLSDKEDPGGFNETSCMETMEMSPGRGR